One genomic segment of Desulfurispora thermophila DSM 16022 includes these proteins:
- a CDS encoding hydrogenase iron-sulfur subunit — translation MAGTTQGQDFSPKILAFSTNNISDPGVDLAGSAHLHYPPQVMVISLPCSSGVRPEWIVRAVEKGFDGVFLAADGEECAYLPDCAERTAHIVQKAQQLLQSRGHDPQRVRMAAICSVCAEPFTRHMQEFAASLRQLGPARKG, via the coding sequence ATGGCTGGGACAACACAGGGCCAGGATTTTTCCCCGAAAATCCTGGCCTTTTCCACAAACAACATTTCCGACCCGGGCGTGGACCTGGCCGGCAGCGCCCACCTGCACTACCCCCCGCAGGTAATGGTGATCAGCCTGCCCTGCAGCAGCGGCGTGCGGCCGGAGTGGATAGTCCGGGCGGTGGAAAAGGGTTTTGACGGCGTCTTTCTGGCCGCCGATGGGGAGGAGTGTGCCTACCTGCCCGATTGCGCCGAGCGCACGGCGCACATTGTACAAAAAGCGCAGCAGCTTTTGCAAAGCCGCGGCCATGATCCCCAGCGCGTGCGCATGGCGGCCATTTGCTCGGTCTGCGCCGAGCCTTTTACCCGGCACATGCAAGAATTTGCCGCGTCCCTGCGCCAGCTGGGGCCGGCCAGGAAGGGATAA
- a CDS encoding FAD-dependent oxidoreductase — MDYDILVVGSGIGGMESAIKLGDMGYRVLLVEKEASVGGKMILLSKVFPTLDCSSCISTPKMAATVHHPNIDVLTYSEVEEINKNPDGTFSVLVRRKPTFVNPARCTGCRQCEEVCNVAVPDQFNFGLVARRAVYIPFPQAVPKKAVIEREGTSPCSHTCPTGIRAHGYVALVRSGKFDAAMELILQSTPLVGSLGRACYAPCESQCSRARLEGAVPVRRLKRFVAENYYARHAQPAGGAPAEPGGKKVAVVGSGPAGLSAAYFLARRGHSVTIFEAAEKPGGMLRLALPEFRLPRAVLERDIANVTALGVEIRTGVRVDDPVALKESGYDAVFVATGTPGQRRLGLEGEDLAGVQGGLDFLRAAKSDSPPDLSGRTVLVVGGGNVAIDAARVARRLGAARVIVQYRRGREEMPAHAWEIAAAEKEGVEFQYLALPRRFTGRDGRVVQVESVRMRLVPDPAGGRPRPEPLAGSEFSTPADLVLVAAGLKPDTAAFAASLPVRPDGTLQVDPETLQTSVPGIFAGGDVVSGPSMIVQAAGQGRRAAHYIDSYLRGLDLQAAALPEQLPAVDVEQVLGRQQQYTVLPPAPEEQRTGPDGLLLPEPVFSEQEARQNAARCLDCGVCSECSQCAAVCPAGAIDLQMREKRQQYAVGAVILATGFRLFPAEQKKQYGYGRFANVITGMQMDRLLAPTRPYNAVLRPSDGKVPENIAYVLCTGSRDVTAGNPLCSRVCCMYSVKQNQLIMGALPLADVTVYYMDIRAFGKGYEEFYRQARDMGANFIKGRVARIEEKEDGNLLLHYEDIDGGGALREAEHDLVVLAVGLLPDPRVKELFKNLDLPQDEQGFVREMDEDFSPARTGSEGVFVAGAVSGIKDIPDSILHAGAAAVQAAAYVERIKVRK; from the coding sequence ATGGATTACGATATACTGGTTGTCGGTAGCGGCATTGGCGGCATGGAGTCGGCCATCAAACTGGGCGACATGGGCTACCGGGTGCTGCTGGTGGAAAAGGAGGCCAGTGTGGGGGGCAAGATGATCCTGCTGAGCAAGGTTTTTCCCACCCTGGACTGTTCCAGCTGCATTTCCACGCCCAAAATGGCCGCCACCGTGCACCATCCCAATATTGATGTGCTCACCTATTCCGAAGTGGAGGAAATAAATAAAAATCCGGACGGCACTTTTTCCGTCCTGGTGCGGCGCAAGCCCACCTTTGTCAACCCGGCCCGGTGCACGGGCTGCCGGCAGTGCGAAGAGGTGTGCAATGTGGCCGTGCCCGACCAGTTCAACTTCGGGCTGGTGGCCCGGCGGGCGGTGTACATCCCCTTTCCCCAGGCCGTGCCCAAAAAGGCGGTCATTGAACGGGAAGGCACCTCGCCCTGCTCGCACACCTGTCCCACGGGTATCCGGGCGCACGGTTACGTGGCCCTGGTGCGCAGTGGCAAATTTGATGCCGCCATGGAACTAATTTTACAGAGCACACCTTTAGTGGGCAGCCTGGGCCGGGCCTGTTACGCTCCCTGTGAATCCCAGTGCAGCCGCGCCCGGCTGGAGGGAGCTGTGCCCGTGCGCCGCCTCAAGCGCTTTGTGGCGGAAAACTACTACGCCCGCCATGCCCAACCGGCCGGCGGAGCACCGGCCGAGCCCGGTGGCAAAAAGGTGGCGGTGGTGGGCTCCGGCCCGGCCGGGCTGTCGGCGGCCTATTTTCTGGCCCGCCGGGGACACAGTGTGACCATTTTCGAAGCGGCAGAAAAACCCGGCGGTATGCTCCGCCTGGCCCTGCCCGAATTCCGCCTGCCCCGGGCCGTTCTGGAGCGGGATATCGCCAATGTCACCGCCCTGGGGGTGGAAATCCGCACCGGGGTGCGGGTGGACGACCCGGTGGCACTCAAAGAGAGCGGCTATGACGCCGTCTTTGTGGCCACTGGTACGCCTGGCCAGCGCCGGCTGGGCCTGGAGGGGGAAGACCTGGCGGGCGTGCAGGGAGGGCTGGACTTTTTGCGGGCAGCTAAAAGCGACAGCCCGCCCGACTTGAGTGGCCGGACTGTACTGGTGGTGGGCGGCGGCAATGTGGCCATTGATGCGGCCCGGGTGGCCCGGCGCCTGGGGGCGGCCCGCGTGATTGTCCAGTACCGGCGCGGCCGGGAGGAAATGCCGGCCCACGCCTGGGAGATTGCCGCGGCGGAAAAAGAGGGGGTTGAGTTCCAGTACCTGGCCCTGCCCCGGCGCTTTACCGGACGGGACGGTCGGGTGGTGCAGGTGGAAAGCGTGCGCATGCGGCTGGTGCCCGACCCGGCCGGCGGGCGGCCCCGGCCCGAGCCCCTGGCCGGCTCGGAGTTCAGCACACCGGCCGATCTGGTGCTGGTGGCGGCGGGCCTAAAACCCGATACGGCCGCCTTTGCGGCCAGCCTGCCTGTAAGGCCGGACGGCACTCTGCAGGTGGACCCCGAGACGCTGCAGACGAGCGTACCCGGCATCTTTGCCGGCGGCGATGTGGTCAGCGGCCCCTCCATGATAGTGCAGGCGGCCGGCCAGGGCCGGCGGGCGGCCCATTATATCGACAGCTACCTGAGGGGCCTGGATCTGCAGGCCGCCGCTCTGCCTGAGCAGCTGCCCGCCGTGGATGTAGAGCAGGTGCTGGGCCGCCAGCAGCAGTACACCGTGCTGCCTCCGGCTCCCGAGGAGCAGCGCACCGGCCCGGACGGCCTGCTGCTGCCCGAACCGGTTTTCAGCGAGCAGGAGGCCAGGCAGAATGCCGCCCGCTGTCTGGACTGCGGTGTGTGCTCGGAGTGCAGCCAGTGCGCTGCGGTCTGCCCGGCCGGCGCCATCGACCTGCAAATGCGGGAAAAACGGCAGCAGTATGCTGTGGGCGCCGTTATCCTGGCCACGGGCTTCCGGCTTTTCCCGGCCGAACAGAAAAAACAATACGGCTACGGCCGTTTTGCCAATGTGATCACGGGCATGCAGATGGACCGCCTGCTGGCGCCCACCCGCCCCTATAATGCGGTGCTGCGCCCCTCGGACGGCAAAGTGCCCGAAAACATCGCCTATGTGCTGTGCACGGGCTCGCGCGACGTTACGGCGGGTAACCCGCTCTGCTCGCGGGTTTGCTGCATGTACTCGGTGAAGCAGAACCAGCTGATTATGGGGGCCCTGCCTCTGGCCGATGTGACGGTTTACTATATGGACATCCGCGCCTTTGGCAAAGGTTACGAAGAGTTTTACCGCCAGGCCCGCGATATGGGCGCCAACTTCATCAAGGGCCGGGTGGCCCGCATTGAGGAAAAAGAGGACGGCAACCTGCTCCTGCATTATGAGGATATAGACGGGGGCGGCGCGCTGCGCGAAGCCGAGCACGACCTGGTAGTGCTCGCCGTGGGCCTGTTGCCCGACCCGCGGGTAAAAGAGCTGTTCAAAAACCTGGATCTGCCCCAGGATGAGCAGGGCTTTGTGCGGGAAATGGACGAAGACTTTAGCCCGGCCCGTACCGGCAGTGAGGGCGTTTTTGTGGCCGGGGCGGTGTCCGGCATCAAGGACATTCCCGACTCCATCCTGCATGCCGGGGCGGCGGCGGTGCAGGCCGCGGCCTATGTGGAAAGGATTAAGGTGAGAAAATGA
- a CDS encoding CoB--CoM heterodisulfide reductase iron-sulfur subunit A family protein: protein MSQRRIGVYICHCGGNISDYVDVQAVLQAVRDEPGVAVAKTAQFTCSDATQQEMIQDIREQQLDGLVVASCSPKLHLHTFRDVARRAGLNPYQYTQVNIREQCSWAHTDDPAGATEKAIRLVRAGIARTGLTRPLEPLQVDTVPRVLIVGAGVAGLRAALALADVGLTVFLLEKEERPGGHVAALGTMYPHGVSGKELVKRLLDEVGQRASITLLTRAELVEKKGSMGDFQVKVRVGGAGGREMDLQVGAIIVATGFDTYRPPAGEYGFGSPGVVTLEEFNRLLEQTGDQLTIDGRPVHSMAYIHCVGAGNGAEAPVPYCSRYCCNAAAHAAARVAQAWPQVSQYHFYRDLRTYGRYEMLATAALQAGSVFIRFPEEEPPQVQKQPGGRLTVAARDLLTAGDQVAVPVDLVVLVTGMVPRADSALVEALKLPLGRDGFYSEIHPKLRPVETVVDGVYICGSCQGPKNSAESVTSALAAAAQCAALLKKGHVELEPLVVTVHPERCTGCGDCLTTCPYTALEQSGPGAPVQVNRALCKGCGGCVPLCPQGALDLEGYSDAQLTVMIDALLKESKT from the coding sequence ATGAGCCAGCGGAGAATTGGCGTCTACATTTGCCACTGTGGGGGCAATATTTCCGACTATGTTGATGTGCAGGCTGTCTTGCAGGCGGTGCGGGACGAGCCGGGTGTGGCCGTGGCCAAAACCGCCCAGTTTACCTGTTCGGACGCCACTCAGCAGGAGATGATCCAGGACATCCGGGAACAGCAGTTGGATGGCCTGGTGGTGGCCTCCTGCTCGCCCAAGCTGCACCTGCACACCTTTCGCGATGTGGCCCGGCGGGCCGGCCTCAACCCCTACCAGTACACCCAGGTGAACATCCGCGAGCAGTGCTCCTGGGCCCACACCGACGACCCGGCCGGGGCGACCGAAAAGGCCATTCGCCTGGTACGGGCCGGCATTGCCCGTACCGGCCTGACCCGGCCACTTGAGCCCCTCCAGGTGGACACTGTACCCCGCGTGCTGATCGTGGGTGCTGGCGTGGCCGGACTGCGGGCGGCCCTGGCCCTGGCTGACGTCGGCCTTACGGTGTTCCTGCTGGAAAAAGAGGAACGGCCGGGCGGTCACGTAGCGGCTTTAGGCACCATGTACCCGCACGGGGTGAGCGGGAAGGAACTGGTTAAGCGCCTGCTGGACGAGGTGGGGCAGCGCGCCAGCATTACCCTGCTCACCCGGGCCGAGCTGGTGGAAAAGAAAGGCAGCATGGGCGATTTTCAGGTCAAAGTGCGCGTGGGCGGTGCAGGCGGCCGGGAGATGGACTTGCAAGTGGGGGCGATTATTGTGGCCACCGGCTTTGACACCTACCGGCCGCCGGCCGGTGAGTACGGCTTTGGCAGTCCTGGTGTGGTTACTCTGGAAGAATTTAACCGGCTGCTGGAGCAAACGGGCGATCAATTGACCATAGACGGCCGGCCGGTGCACAGCATGGCCTACATTCACTGTGTGGGGGCCGGCAACGGGGCGGAGGCACCCGTGCCCTATTGCTCGCGCTATTGCTGCAACGCTGCGGCCCACGCCGCTGCCCGGGTGGCGCAAGCCTGGCCGCAGGTGAGCCAGTACCATTTCTACCGCGACCTGCGCACCTATGGCCGCTACGAGATGCTGGCCACGGCCGCCCTGCAGGCGGGCAGCGTGTTCATCCGCTTTCCGGAAGAGGAACCGCCGCAGGTGCAAAAGCAGCCGGGCGGCCGGCTGACGGTAGCCGCCCGTGACCTGCTCACGGCGGGAGATCAGGTGGCCGTGCCCGTGGATCTGGTGGTGCTGGTCACGGGTATGGTGCCGCGGGCCGACAGCGCTCTGGTGGAAGCGCTCAAGCTGCCTCTGGGCCGGGACGGCTTTTACAGCGAAATTCACCCCAAACTGCGCCCGGTGGAAACCGTGGTGGACGGCGTCTACATCTGCGGCAGCTGCCAGGGGCCCAAGAACTCGGCGGAAAGTGTGACCTCGGCCCTGGCGGCCGCCGCCCAGTGTGCGGCCCTCTTGAAAAAAGGTCATGTGGAGTTGGAGCCGCTGGTGGTCACAGTGCATCCCGAGCGCTGCACCGGCTGCGGCGATTGCCTCACCACCTGCCCCTACACGGCGCTGGAGCAATCCGGGCCGGGTGCCCCGGTGCAGGTGAACCGGGCCCTGTGCAAGGGCTGCGGCGGTTGTGTGCCCCTGTGCCCGCAGGGTGCTCTGGACCTGGAGGGCTACAGCGACGCCCAGCTCACGGTCATGATTGATGCCCTGCTAAAGGAGAGTAAAACATGA
- a CDS encoding 4Fe-4S dicluster domain-containing protein — MALQVNSDFIREIQGMQHKFNASSCMNCGACSAACPMGLEILPRKLFRYVLLGAKDKVLESKEAIYGCLLCRMCEAGCPAGVRIAENVRTLRRYINEHVFHLP, encoded by the coding sequence ATGGCCCTGCAGGTGAACAGTGATTTTATCCGGGAAATCCAGGGGATGCAGCACAAATTCAACGCCTCGTCCTGCATGAACTGCGGGGCCTGCAGCGCGGCCTGCCCCATGGGCCTTGAGATCCTGCCGCGCAAGCTCTTCCGCTATGTACTGCTGGGGGCGAAAGACAAGGTGCTGGAAAGCAAGGAGGCCATTTACGGCTGTCTTTTGTGCCGCATGTGCGAGGCGGGCTGCCCGGCCGGCGTGCGCATTGCGGAAAATGTGCGCACCTTACGCCGCTACATCAATGAGCATGTTTTTCATTTACCATAA
- a CDS encoding (Fe-S)-binding protein, with amino-acid sequence MPLPIGDTIGILSDNLHLRRSVLPLPTAAATQWARGLSLPRGGETVLYTGLMYQLIPYITAMSRAQEKLENSRLTAFTGLGRRVNKVINISAFMARPPAALRQKYNSVLAGIVRLLQAAGLNVGYLYEDDLYSGALVYDLGVDRVVEEQARRVWKALQRHGVRRVITVDPHTTHMLRSVYPQLLPGYDLEVRSYLEVLAERGLEPRQELTGTVAVHDSCLYARAENVQQEPRLLLARAGLEIKEPVHWGEFTRCCGGPAESLFPARAHELAGQRVAELKAAAPAAVTMCPICLVNLQKAAGELAVDDIVTYLARAYL; translated from the coding sequence ATGCCTTTACCAATCGGCGATACCATCGGCATCCTTTCCGACAACCTGCACCTGCGCCGCTCGGTCCTGCCCCTGCCCACCGCCGCGGCGACACAGTGGGCGCGCGGCTTAAGCCTGCCCCGGGGCGGGGAAACCGTGCTGTATACCGGTCTCATGTACCAGCTCATCCCCTATATCACCGCCATGAGCCGGGCGCAGGAAAAACTGGAAAACTCCCGCCTCACCGCCTTCACCGGCCTGGGACGGCGGGTGAACAAGGTGATCAATATATCCGCCTTTATGGCCCGGCCACCGGCGGCGCTGCGGCAGAAATACAACAGCGTGCTGGCCGGCATCGTCCGCCTGCTGCAGGCGGCCGGACTCAATGTGGGCTACCTGTACGAGGACGACCTTTACTCCGGCGCCCTGGTTTACGACCTGGGCGTGGACCGGGTGGTGGAAGAGCAGGCACGGCGCGTTTGGAAGGCGCTGCAGCGGCACGGTGTGCGGCGGGTGATCACTGTGGATCCGCACACCACTCACATGCTGCGCAGTGTTTACCCGCAGCTGCTGCCCGGCTACGACCTGGAAGTGCGCAGCTACCTGGAAGTGCTGGCTGAAAGAGGCCTGGAGCCCCGGCAGGAACTGACCGGTACCGTGGCCGTGCACGACTCCTGCCTGTACGCCCGGGCGGAAAACGTGCAGCAGGAACCGCGCCTTTTGCTGGCGCGGGCCGGGCTGGAGATCAAAGAGCCCGTGCACTGGGGCGAGTTTACCCGCTGCTGCGGCGGACCGGCCGAATCGCTTTTCCCCGCCCGGGCGCACGAACTGGCCGGGCAGCGGGTGGCCGAACTTAAGGCCGCCGCGCCCGCCGCCGTGACCATGTGCCCCATTTGTCTGGTCAACCTGCAAAAAGCGGCCGGTGAACTGGCGGTGGATGACATTGTCACCTACCTGGCCCGGGCCTATCTGTAA